Proteins from a genomic interval of Microbacterium esteraromaticum:
- a CDS encoding ABC transporter ATP-binding protein, which yields MADSAPAATAPDTGNTTGGVEIVGVTKRYGDSIAVDNLSLSIQPGEFLSLLGPSGCGKTTTLRMIAGFEHPDSGDISISGRSVLGLPPYKREVNTVFQAYALFPHMSVAENVAYGLQQRGVPKAEQRQRVTEALDMVQLRRFADRKPTMLSGGQQQRIALSRALINRPSVLLLDEPLAALDRQLREEMQVELKLLQSRLGTTFVFVTHDQGEALSMSDRIAVMRAGRIEQLDGPEQIYAAPASAYVASFIGQQNFVQGTVAADGAAIDTDLGVIAGPWGGEAVAPGGAAVAAIRPEFIRLESAGSTTNGADARVLSVSYLGETLQVVVGAGEQTLLVRTPAPTAPSVRVDDDVRCVWSPDDVRLFATEGAPLASTHVITLPDRSGT from the coding sequence ATGGCCGATTCCGCACCGGCGGCGACCGCACCCGATACCGGCAACACGACCGGGGGTGTCGAGATCGTCGGCGTCACCAAGCGCTACGGCGACTCCATCGCCGTCGACAACCTCTCACTCTCGATCCAGCCGGGGGAGTTCCTCTCTCTGCTCGGTCCGTCCGGCTGCGGCAAGACGACGACCCTGCGCATGATCGCCGGGTTCGAGCATCCCGACAGCGGCGACATCAGCATCTCGGGACGCAGCGTGCTGGGGCTGCCGCCGTACAAGCGCGAGGTCAACACCGTCTTCCAGGCCTACGCGCTGTTCCCCCACATGTCGGTCGCCGAGAACGTCGCATACGGCCTGCAGCAGCGCGGCGTGCCCAAGGCCGAGCAGCGCCAGCGGGTCACCGAAGCCCTCGACATGGTGCAGCTGCGCCGATTCGCTGACCGCAAACCCACGATGCTCTCGGGCGGTCAGCAACAGCGCATCGCGCTTTCACGGGCACTGATCAACCGGCCCAGCGTCCTTCTGCTCGACGAGCCGCTGGCGGCGCTCGACCGACAGCTGCGCGAAGAGATGCAGGTCGAGTTGAAGCTGTTGCAGTCACGACTCGGAACCACCTTCGTGTTCGTCACCCACGACCAGGGCGAGGCGCTCTCGATGAGCGACCGCATCGCCGTCATGCGGGCCGGGCGCATCGAGCAGCTCGACGGTCCCGAGCAGATCTACGCGGCCCCCGCGTCGGCGTACGTGGCCTCGTTCATCGGCCAGCAGAACTTCGTGCAGGGCACCGTCGCCGCCGACGGGGCGGCCATCGACACCGACCTCGGTGTGATCGCCGGTCCCTGGGGTGGCGAGGCGGTGGCTCCCGGCGGGGCTGCTGTCGCCGCCATCCGCCCCGAGTTCATCCGCCTCGAATCCGCAGGCTCGACCACGAACGGCGCAGACGCCCGCGTGCTCAGCGTGTCGTACCTGGGCGAGACGCTGCAGGTCGTGGTCGGCGCCGGCGAGCAGACCCTGCTCGTGCGCACGCCCGCACCGACGGCGCCCTCGGTCCGCGTCGACGACGACGTGCGCTGCGTCTGGTCACCCGACGATGTGCGGCTGTTCGCCACCGAAGGCGCGCCGCTGGCATCCACCCACGTCATCACCCTGCCCGACCGCTCCGGCACCTGA
- a CDS encoding polyamine ABC transporter substrate-binding protein, with protein MNDSNSIRILADSTIAPLVRRQLTRRGFIAAVAAVGAAGVLTACSPGGSSAPAPGATGGAIEDQLSIYSWGEYDSPDVVEAFTNEHGAKVIMDTFASNEEMIAKLIAAKGTSGFDLVVPTGIFIPQMIENGLLAKLNLDLIPNIEYMDPAFLGRAWDPNNEYSICKAWGTTGFVYDKTVITRELKTWNDFIDAAQNEASGKTSVLDDPAPLGGIYYWANGIDWNTTDPADHDACEKFLVEELAPHISAFDSYPGGAAIPQASHALMQVWNGDARLGIMESSDPDRWQWVLGAPDTELWMDNWALAVGAPHPEAAHAFLNFILTPENQLLQVDYIGYDTGAKDIRAAAEDAGLEMLDMVFFDEAQVATMHEGKVTESQARIVEIWNKTKAAAGA; from the coding sequence ATGAACGACAGCAACAGCATCCGCATCCTCGCCGACAGCACCATCGCGCCCCTCGTGCGCCGCCAGCTCACCCGCCGCGGCTTCATCGCCGCGGTCGCCGCCGTCGGCGCCGCCGGCGTCCTCACCGCCTGCTCACCCGGCGGATCCAGCGCGCCCGCACCGGGCGCCACCGGAGGGGCCATCGAAGACCAGCTGTCGATCTACAGCTGGGGAGAGTACGACTCTCCCGACGTCGTCGAAGCGTTCACCAACGAGCACGGCGCCAAGGTCATCATGGACACCTTCGCCTCGAACGAAGAGATGATCGCCAAGCTCATCGCGGCCAAGGGCACCAGCGGTTTCGACCTGGTCGTCCCGACCGGCATCTTCATCCCGCAGATGATCGAGAACGGACTACTCGCCAAGCTCAACCTCGACCTCATCCCCAACATCGAGTACATGGACCCCGCGTTCCTCGGCCGCGCCTGGGACCCGAACAACGAGTACTCGATCTGCAAGGCCTGGGGCACCACCGGCTTCGTCTACGACAAGACCGTCATCACCCGCGAACTGAAGACGTGGAACGACTTCATCGACGCCGCCCAGAACGAGGCCTCGGGCAAGACCTCGGTGCTCGATGACCCGGCGCCCCTCGGCGGCATTTACTACTGGGCCAACGGCATCGACTGGAACACGACCGATCCGGCCGACCACGACGCCTGCGAGAAATTCCTCGTCGAAGAGCTCGCCCCGCACATCTCGGCCTTCGATTCGTACCCGGGCGGCGCCGCGATCCCCCAGGCCTCGCACGCACTCATGCAGGTGTGGAACGGTGACGCGCGTCTGGGCATCATGGAGTCATCCGACCCCGACCGCTGGCAGTGGGTGCTCGGTGCGCCCGACACCGAGCTGTGGATGGACAACTGGGCACTCGCCGTCGGCGCGCCCCACCCCGAGGCCGCCCACGCGTTCCTGAACTTCATCCTCACGCCCGAGAACCAGCTGCTGCAGGTCGACTACATCGGCTACGACACCGGCGCCAAGGACATCCGCGCCGCCGCCGAGGACGCCGGACTCGAGATGCTCGACATGGTGTTCTTCGACGAGGCGCAGGTGGCGACCATGCACGAGGGCAAGGTCACCGAGTCGCAGGCGCGGATCGTCGAGATCTGGAACAAGACGAAGGCCGCTGCCGGTGCGTAG
- a CDS encoding amidohydrolase, with product MAHADLVFTGGAYGGRVFCADSSRGRADSVAVRGGRIVALGAEATALIGPDTEVIDLDGRLLIPGFQDAHVHPLWGGLDLLRCDLSDLSTADAYLERIRGYAQANPGDDWILGGGWQMSAFPGGTPTAAALDAVVADRPAFLPNRDGHGAWVNSRALQLAGVTRDTPDPADGRIERDADGNPTGTLHEGAMTLVNRLLPEEPHERLREALAVGQAYLHSFGITAWQDAIVGTQYSDAGDPLPVYIAADAAGELTGRVVGSLWWDRTRGLEQIDDLVARRESARGGRFAATSIKIMQDGVAENFTASMLEPYCDGHGHPTENAGISFVEPEILNEAAARLDALGFTLHFHAIGDRAVRECLDAVESALRRNGPRGNPHHISHIQVVHPDDVPRFRQLGVTANMQMLWAALEPQMVDLTLPFLGEARSSWQYPFGDLLRAGAALAAGSDWSVSTPDPMAAIHTAVNRRSAPSEWEGDYPAFLPEQAIDLGTALQAYTAGSARVNSLPETGTIRVGMLADLALLDRDPFDGPLDEIGDARVIGTWVEGKRVYEG from the coding sequence TTGGCTCACGCAGATCTGGTTTTCACCGGTGGTGCATACGGCGGGCGGGTGTTCTGTGCGGACTCCAGCCGGGGACGCGCCGATAGCGTCGCCGTCCGCGGCGGGCGCATCGTCGCGCTCGGAGCCGAGGCGACCGCGTTGATCGGTCCCGATACCGAGGTCATCGATCTCGACGGTCGGCTGCTGATCCCCGGCTTCCAGGACGCGCACGTGCATCCGCTGTGGGGCGGCCTCGACCTGCTGCGCTGCGATCTGTCTGACCTGTCGACGGCGGACGCCTACCTCGAACGCATCCGTGGCTACGCGCAGGCGAACCCAGGCGACGACTGGATCCTCGGCGGCGGCTGGCAGATGTCGGCTTTCCCCGGTGGTACCCCGACAGCGGCGGCGCTCGACGCGGTCGTCGCCGATCGCCCGGCCTTTCTGCCCAACCGCGATGGACACGGCGCCTGGGTGAACAGCCGCGCCCTTCAGCTGGCGGGCGTCACCCGCGATACCCCCGACCCGGCCGATGGGCGCATCGAGCGCGATGCCGACGGCAACCCGACGGGCACACTGCACGAGGGCGCGATGACGCTGGTGAACCGGCTGCTGCCCGAGGAACCGCACGAACGACTGCGTGAGGCGCTCGCCGTCGGCCAGGCGTACTTGCACTCGTTCGGGATCACCGCCTGGCAGGACGCCATCGTCGGCACGCAGTACAGCGATGCCGGAGACCCCCTCCCGGTGTACATCGCGGCGGATGCCGCCGGTGAGCTCACCGGGCGCGTGGTGGGTTCGCTGTGGTGGGACCGCACCCGCGGGCTCGAGCAGATCGATGACCTCGTCGCGCGGCGCGAGAGCGCCCGGGGCGGGCGGTTCGCCGCGACCAGCATCAAGATCATGCAGGACGGCGTGGCCGAGAACTTCACCGCGTCGATGCTGGAGCCGTACTGCGATGGGCACGGGCATCCCACCGAGAACGCGGGGATCTCGTTCGTTGAACCCGAGATCCTCAACGAGGCCGCTGCGCGTCTGGACGCTCTGGGATTCACCCTGCACTTCCACGCCATCGGCGACCGAGCGGTTCGCGAGTGCCTCGACGCCGTGGAGTCGGCGCTGCGCCGCAACGGGCCCCGTGGCAACCCGCATCACATCTCGCACATCCAGGTCGTGCACCCCGACGACGTGCCGCGGTTCCGTCAGCTCGGCGTGACGGCGAACATGCAGATGCTCTGGGCCGCTCTGGAACCCCAGATGGTCGACCTCACGCTGCCGTTCCTCGGAGAGGCGCGGTCGAGCTGGCAGTACCCGTTCGGTGACCTGCTGCGTGCGGGGGCCGCGCTCGCCGCCGGAAGCGACTGGTCGGTGTCGACACCGGATCCGATGGCGGCCATCCACACGGCCGTGAACCGGCGTTCGGCGCCCTCGGAGTGGGAGGGCGACTACCCGGCGTTCCTTCCGGAGCAGGCGATCGACCTCGGCACCGCGTTGCAGGCGTACACGGCCGGCTCGGCGCGGGTGAACTCGCTGCCCGAGACGGGGACGATCAGAGTGGGGATGCTGGCCGACCTCGCGCTGCTCGATCGGGATCCGTTCGACGGCCCCCTCGACGAGATCGGCGACGCCCGGGTGATCGGCACGTGGGTCGAGGGGAAGCGGGTGTACGAGGGCTGA
- a CDS encoding ABC transporter permease: protein MRSPRFGLAVPAWAWLAIFFIAPIAMVVWFSFGYKPGIFGTHANDVLSLDRYAEAMSPTFFATFQNTLWVGVIGTVLCLAIGAPVAYWMAVKAPPSRRGLLIALVMVPFWTNFLVRTLGWQVILAPEGWLSSALQGIGLLDGPLDILYSRGAVLIGVVYNYLPLMILPLYVAFDRVGTPLREASKDLGASSVRTFLRVTVPLAQPGIVAGVLLVFIPLMGDYITATVLGGAQGNMVGQLVASQFGTAQNWALGSAMAVLLILIIMLTIGVAAAILWLVTLPFRRRNRLVLGEAS from the coding sequence GTGCGTAGTCCGCGCTTCGGGCTGGCCGTTCCCGCCTGGGCATGGCTGGCCATCTTCTTCATCGCGCCCATCGCGATGGTCGTCTGGTTCAGCTTCGGCTACAAGCCCGGAATCTTCGGCACGCACGCCAACGACGTGCTGTCGCTGGACCGATACGCCGAGGCGATGTCACCGACGTTCTTCGCGACGTTCCAGAACACCCTGTGGGTGGGCGTGATCGGCACGGTGCTGTGCCTGGCGATCGGAGCCCCGGTCGCCTACTGGATGGCCGTCAAGGCTCCGCCCTCGCGGCGCGGTCTGCTGATCGCGCTGGTGATGGTGCCGTTCTGGACCAACTTCCTGGTGCGCACCCTGGGATGGCAGGTCATCCTCGCCCCCGAGGGCTGGCTGTCGTCGGCGCTGCAGGGCATCGGGCTGCTCGACGGGCCGCTCGACATCCTGTACTCCCGCGGGGCGGTGCTCATCGGTGTCGTCTACAACTACCTGCCGCTGATGATCCTGCCGCTGTACGTCGCCTTCGACCGCGTGGGCACCCCGCTGCGCGAGGCGAGCAAAGACCTCGGCGCCAGCTCGGTGCGCACCTTCCTGCGCGTCACCGTTCCGCTGGCGCAGCCGGGCATCGTCGCCGGTGTGCTGCTGGTCTTCATCCCGCTGATGGGCGACTACATCACCGCCACCGTGCTTGGCGGGGCCCAGGGCAACATGGTCGGTCAGCTCGTGGCGAGCCAGTTCGGCACCGCGCAGAACTGGGCGCTCGGCTCGGCGATGGCGGTGCTGCTCATCCTCATCATCATGCTGACGATCGGCGTCGCCGCGGCCATCCTGTGGCTGGTCACGCTGCCGTTCCGTCGGCGCAACCGTCTCGTGCTCGGGGAGGCCTCATGA
- a CDS encoding ABC transporter permease yields the protein MTDVRIRRRGTGDRILGIWSVLVYAFLFLPIIVIVLSSFNSGRLLVAWDGFSLEPFAALFEKPVIRDAVMVSLRTGLIAALLASVLGTLAGVAMARRPGRWVWWFLMLLLLVAVTPEIVDAIALLPWMVFLGQDLGIGIFNDGTMRLVVGHSLFSVAIVSYIVRSRLVGLDEKLEEASADLYAPPLRTFLRVTLPLAMPAVLAGFLLSFTLSLDNTVVSAFVQVSGTTPWPVYVLSSLRSGLRPEIAAVSTVMLLLTLVSLALVALVLKRAGDSATDIARTMGGG from the coding sequence ATGACCGACGTGCGCATTCGTCGCCGCGGCACGGGCGACCGGATCCTGGGGATCTGGTCGGTGCTCGTGTACGCGTTCCTGTTCCTGCCGATCATCGTGATCGTGCTGTCGTCGTTCAACTCGGGGCGCCTGCTGGTCGCCTGGGACGGCTTCAGCCTCGAACCCTTCGCCGCCCTGTTCGAGAAGCCCGTGATCCGCGACGCCGTGATGGTGTCGCTGCGCACCGGTCTGATCGCGGCGTTGCTGGCATCGGTGCTCGGCACGCTCGCCGGAGTCGCGATGGCCAGACGCCCCGGCCGCTGGGTGTGGTGGTTCCTGATGCTGCTGCTGCTGGTCGCTGTCACGCCCGAGATCGTCGACGCGATCGCCCTGCTGCCGTGGATGGTCTTCCTGGGGCAGGACCTCGGCATCGGCATCTTCAACGACGGCACCATGCGATTGGTCGTCGGTCACTCGCTGTTCTCGGTGGCGATCGTGTCGTACATCGTCCGCTCGCGGCTGGTCGGCCTTGACGAGAAGCTCGAAGAGGCGTCGGCCGACCTGTACGCGCCACCGCTGCGCACCTTCCTGCGGGTCACCCTGCCGCTGGCCATGCCGGCCGTGCTCGCCGGGTTCTTGCTGTCGTTCACCCTCAGCCTCGACAACACGGTGGTGTCGGCGTTCGTGCAGGTCTCGGGCACCACGCCCTGGCCGGTGTACGTGCTGAGCTCGCTGCGCAGCGGACTCCGCCCCGAGATCGCCGCGGTCTCGACGGTCATGCTGCTGCTGACCCTGGTGTCGTTGGCGCTCGTGGCGCTGGTTCTCAAACGCGCCGGCGACTCGGCGACGGATATTGCTCGAACGATGGGAGGCGGCTGA
- a CDS encoding DUF445 domain-containing protein, with amino-acid sequence MPRTPMALLSPADQERLRGLRRMKAVALGALLLMAVVFVIAFALQGRYPAFGYVRAAAEGGMVGALADWFAVTALFRRPLGLPIPHTAIIPNRKDEIGRSLGEFVETNFLSAEVVRQKVSSTAVAHRLGDWLSQPAHAKRVAAEGSTIAAAVLRALSDDDVRDLIADLARDHLVEPEWGPPAGAWLEKIVQADAHRGAVDLAVDNIAGWLDSNATAFQGLISRRLPPWVPRLAHRFVDETAYAEAVKFIRAVQADPQHPARLAVDGYLARLADGLQHDPAMRARLEGAKASVFDSPRVGELAAQAWNTAKAGLLAALADPQSGLRLRATTALEDIGRRLTTDAALQRRVDGWAIEAAVFLVDRYRHDIASIITDTVERWDPAETTEKIELMVGRDLQYIRLNGTVVGALAGVTIFAIAHALIPGV; translated from the coding sequence ATGCCGCGCACACCGATGGCACTGCTCTCACCCGCCGACCAGGAGCGACTCCGCGGGCTCCGCCGCATGAAGGCGGTGGCGCTGGGCGCGCTGCTGCTGATGGCGGTGGTCTTCGTGATCGCATTCGCCCTCCAGGGCCGCTACCCCGCGTTCGGCTATGTACGCGCGGCGGCCGAAGGCGGCATGGTTGGGGCGCTGGCCGACTGGTTCGCCGTGACCGCCCTGTTCCGCCGGCCCCTCGGGCTCCCCATCCCGCACACCGCGATCATCCCGAACCGCAAGGATGAGATCGGCCGGTCACTGGGCGAGTTCGTCGAGACGAACTTCCTGTCCGCCGAGGTCGTGCGGCAGAAGGTGTCCTCGACCGCGGTGGCGCATCGCCTCGGCGATTGGCTGTCCCAGCCCGCGCACGCGAAGCGCGTCGCCGCCGAGGGATCGACGATCGCCGCAGCAGTGCTGCGCGCGCTCAGCGACGACGATGTGCGCGATCTCATCGCCGACCTCGCCCGCGACCACCTGGTCGAACCGGAGTGGGGCCCGCCCGCAGGGGCATGGCTCGAGAAGATCGTGCAGGCCGATGCCCACCGCGGCGCCGTCGACCTCGCCGTCGACAACATCGCCGGCTGGCTCGACAGCAACGCCACCGCGTTCCAAGGGTTGATCTCGCGACGTCTTCCCCCCTGGGTGCCGCGCCTCGCGCACCGCTTCGTCGACGAGACCGCGTACGCCGAAGCCGTGAAGTTCATTCGCGCCGTGCAGGCCGATCCGCAGCATCCGGCGCGTCTTGCCGTCGACGGCTACCTGGCCCGCCTCGCCGACGGGCTGCAGCACGACCCGGCCATGCGTGCACGCCTGGAGGGGGCGAAGGCGAGTGTCTTCGACAGCCCCCGCGTCGGCGAGCTCGCCGCTCAGGCCTGGAACACGGCCAAGGCGGGGCTGCTCGCGGCCCTCGCCGACCCGCAGAGCGGTCTGCGGCTGCGCGCGACCACGGCACTGGAAGACATCGGCCGACGCCTGACGACGGATGCGGCCCTGCAGCGACGCGTCGACGGCTGGGCCATCGAGGCCGCTGTGTTCCTCGTCGACCGTTACCGGCACGACATCGCCTCGATCATCACCGACACCGTCGAACGCTGGGATCCGGCCGAGACCACCGAGAAGATCGAGCTCATGGTGGGCCGCGACCTGCAGTACATCCGCCTGAACGGCACCGTCGTGGGTGCCCTCGCCGGTGTGACGATCTTCGCGATCGCGCACGCCCTGATCCCCGGAGTCTGA
- a CDS encoding metal-sensitive transcriptional regulator, which produces MIEDIQKRALHRTSILEGQLRGITRMIENEEYCMDIITQSRAVQRSLESLNRLLLENHLRTHVTHMFEAGGEERDQAVGELLKAFDFDRK; this is translated from the coding sequence GTGATCGAAGACATCCAGAAGCGCGCCCTGCACCGCACCAGCATCCTCGAGGGTCAGTTGCGCGGCATCACCCGGATGATCGAGAACGAGGAGTACTGCATGGACATCATCACGCAGTCGCGTGCCGTGCAGCGCTCGCTCGAGTCGCTCAACCGACTGCTGCTCGAGAACCACCTGCGCACGCACGTCACGCACATGTTCGAAGCCGGGGGCGAAGAGCGCGACCAGGCGGTCGGCGAGCTGCTCAAGGCCTTCGATTTCGATCGGAAGTAG